In Caldisericota bacterium, one genomic interval encodes:
- a CDS encoding Clp protease N-terminal domain-containing protein — MNWNNLTEMAQKVIWLAQEEANFLNNDYLGTEHILLGLIKIEEGVAYHTLISVGASPQEIIERIESLIRKDKKSDVFEKEDVILTPRTKRVLEISEKEVANLGDSYINTEHILLAIIHEGGGVAVKILQDIGIDFAQLEETIYSLLGEKKISWDKKVAYTSNQMKTPILDQYSRDLTLLAKRGKLDTVIGREDEMERVIEILMRRKKNNPAIIGDPGVGKTAIVEGLAQRIVSGKVPYLLKGRRLVALDIASIIAGTKYRGEFEDRMKKILHELNKAQKNVILFIDEFHTIVGAGAAEGAVDASNILKP; from the coding sequence ATGAACTGGAATAATTTAACTGAGATGGCCCAGAAAGTAATCTGGCTTGCTCAGGAAGAAGCAAACTTCCTAAATAATGATTATTTAGGTACTGAACATATATTGCTTGGTCTTATTAAGATCGAAGAAGGTGTTGCATATCACACTCTTATTAGTGTTGGTGCAAGCCCTCAAGAGATAATAGAGAGGATTGAATCACTCATAAGGAAGGATAAAAAGAGTGATGTTTTTGAAAAAGAAGACGTGATACTTACTCCTAGGACAAAAAGAGTTCTAGAGATTTCCGAAAAAGAAGTAGCTAATCTGGGAGATTCATATATCAACACAGAGCATATTTTGCTTGCAATTATTCACGAAGGTGGAGGAGTCGCTGTTAAAATTTTACAGGATATTGGAATTGATTTTGCACAGCTTGAAGAAACAATATATTCGCTGTTGGGCGAGAAGAAAATATCCTGGGATAAAAAAGTGGCCTATACCTCTAATCAAATGAAAACGCCTATTCTTGATCAATACAGCAGAGATCTTACTCTTCTTGCAAAAAGAGGGAAGCTAGATACGGTGATAGGTCGAGAAGACGAGATGGAGCGAGTGATTGAAATTCTTATGAGGCGGAAAAAGAATAATCCTGCTATTATCGGCGATCCTGGCGTGGGCAAAACGGCAATAGTGGAAGGATTAGCCCAAAGAATTGTTTCGGGAAAAGTACCATATTTGCTTAAGGGAAGACGACTCGTTGCACTTGATATCGCATCAATTATTGCTGGCACCAAGTATAGAGGGGAATTTGAGGATCGAATGAAGAAGATTTTACACGAACTTAATAAAGCGCAGAAGAATGTAATATTGTTTATTGATGAGTTTCATACAATAGTTGGAGCAGGAGCCGCTGAAGGTGCAGTGGATGCCTCTAATATCTTAAAGCC